The proteins below come from a single Holdemania massiliensis genomic window:
- a CDS encoding NifU family protein, translated as METMETQVKNVIEKIRPYIQRDGGDVEFVSLEDGVVTVKMLGACSECLSLDATLKDGIEAILLDEVPGVTEVRLAPSEPLFF; from the coding sequence ATGGAAACGATGGAAACACAAGTTAAAAATGTAATTGAAAAGATCCGGCCGTATATTCAGCGCGACGGCGGCGACGTGGAATTCGTCAGTCTGGAAGACGGTGTCGTCACCGTTAAAATGCTGGGCGCCTGTTCTGAATGTCTGTCGCTGGATGCAACGCTGAAGGATGGGATCGAAGCCATTCTTCTCGATGAAGTTCCAGGCGTAACAGAAGTACGGCTGGCCCCTTCCGAGCCACTCTTCTTCTAA
- the ltrA gene encoding group II intron reverse transcriptase/maturase, whose product MKLMEKILSEENLQKAIKKVKQNKGAPGMDKMTVQEVEQGFGQYQEEIVSLIMNKQYRPMPVKRVYIPKPNGKQRPLGIPTVVDRVIQQAILQELTKIYEPIFSEHSFGFRPRRSAHMAMEEVLNNLNDEYEWIVDLDIEKFFDTVNHDKLISILRENVNDATTLHLIRAYLRAGVLEDGLVKSTTVGTPQGGPISVILSNIYLDKLDKELESRNLKFVRYADDCMIFVKSEMSANRVMKSVTSWLERKLFLKVSATKTKVVRPTKGQFLGFTFYKNGQDWKCVPTKDRKKRLYSKIKTLMKRKHAISRPLAVTFAKVNQTVRGWINYFKIGSIKMFLDEFGQWLRHKVRCIIIKQWKKPKTIYRNLMKLNIVSKCKFSEEDIYKCANTRLGWYKRSGMNIVNFTLSPKVLGIKKGDRPGLVNPLEYYLKSL is encoded by the coding sequence ATGAAATTAATGGAAAAGATTTTAAGTGAAGAGAATTTGCAAAAGGCAATCAAAAAGGTCAAACAAAACAAGGGAGCACCTGGAATGGATAAGATGACAGTGCAAGAAGTCGAACAAGGGTTTGGACAATATCAAGAAGAAATTGTTTCCTTGATAATGAACAAGCAATATCGACCCATGCCAGTGAAAAGAGTCTATATTCCAAAACCAAATGGAAAACAAAGACCATTAGGAATACCAACCGTTGTTGACCGAGTTATCCAACAAGCTATTCTACAAGAACTCACAAAAATCTATGAGCCTATATTCAGTGAACATAGTTTTGGATTTCGACCAAGGCGAAGTGCACATATGGCAATGGAAGAAGTGTTAAATAACTTAAATGATGAATACGAATGGATAGTTGATTTGGATATTGAAAAATTCTTTGATACCGTAAATCATGACAAATTAATTTCAATCTTAAGAGAGAATGTCAATGACGCAACAACATTACATTTGATAAGAGCCTATCTAAGAGCAGGTGTGTTAGAGGATGGACTCGTCAAAAGTACTACGGTTGGCACACCTCAAGGAGGACCAATTAGCGTTATTTTATCAAATATCTATTTAGATAAATTGGATAAAGAGCTAGAGTCTAGAAACCTTAAATTTGTAAGATACGCCGATGACTGTATGATCTTCGTCAAAAGCGAAATGAGTGCGAACCGTGTAATGAAGTCAGTGACATCATGGCTAGAGAGAAAACTATTCTTGAAAGTGAGTGCAACAAAGACAAAAGTCGTCCGCCCAACGAAAGGGCAATTCCTAGGATTTACCTTTTATAAGAATGGACAAGATTGGAAATGCGTACCTACGAAAGATAGAAAGAAACGACTGTATTCTAAGATTAAAACATTGATGAAGAGAAAACATGCCATATCAAGACCGCTGGCAGTTACATTTGCGAAAGTAAATCAAACTGTAAGAGGTTGGATAAACTATTTTAAGATAGGTAGCATTAAAATGTTTCTTGATGAATTTGGGCAATGGCTACGCCATAAGGTACGATGTATCATCATCAAGCAATGGAAGAAACCAAAGACGATATATAGAAATCTAATGAAGCTAAATATAGTGAGCAAATGTAAGTTTAGCGAAGAAGATATCTATAAGTGTGCTAACACGAGATTAGGGTGGTATAAAAGAAGTGGGATGAATATCGTAAACTTTACATTATCACCAAAAGTTTTAGGCATAAAGAAAGGGGACAGACCAGGTTTAGTCAATCCCCTAGAATACTATCTTAAGAGTTTGTGA
- a CDS encoding CvfD/Ygs/GSP13 family RNA-binding post-transcriptional regulator, translated as MQYRIGQIVEGTITGIQPYGAFVSLDEETSGLIHISEISEGFVKDVNHFVHVHDRVKVKIIDFDKSTHQARLSLKALHPTAFRKERGRGKASRLPVMKIGFRSLAENLDRWIEEANKGETV; from the coding sequence ATGCAGTATCGAATCGGACAAATAGTAGAGGGGACGATCACGGGCATTCAGCCGTACGGCGCATTTGTCAGTCTGGATGAGGAAACCTCGGGATTGATTCACATTTCTGAAATCTCGGAAGGTTTCGTCAAGGATGTCAATCATTTCGTTCACGTCCATGACCGTGTAAAGGTCAAGATTATCGATTTTGACAAATCCACGCACCAGGCCCGGCTGTCTTTAAAAGCGCTGCATCCGACGGCATTCCGGAAGGAACGCGGCCGGGGGAAGGCCAGTCGTCTGCCAGTCATGAAAATTGGATTCCGGTCGCTGGCTGAAAACCTGGACCGCTGGATCGAGGAAGCAAATAAAGGAGAAACAGTATGA
- the yunB gene encoding sporulation protein YunB: protein MKKRKRDRNRRWLAAALILAAVLWLGNRTLNQLNALLKPHVEKVAASEVRNAASAVIKRAVDSLDLKTEDLIRIQRDSQGNITDIIYDTQRMNELMSRSLDAAQESLNAAEEGETDPHTHLVYYDKGIIYSLPVGMLTGSVLLANVGPSIDIRMRAVNSLVGQIDAVSSAYGINSTLLEIDLKISVEMLVISPFLLDPQQIEVKIPLVMQIVQGQIPQLMVGQVA, encoded by the coding sequence ATGAAAAAACGGAAACGGGATAGAAATCGCCGTTGGCTGGCGGCGGCGCTGATCCTGGCTGCGGTCTTGTGGCTGGGCAATCGGACGCTGAATCAGCTTAACGCCCTGTTAAAACCCCATGTCGAAAAGGTGGCGGCCAGTGAGGTCCGCAATGCGGCTTCGGCGGTGATTAAGCGGGCGGTGGATTCTCTGGATTTGAAGACGGAAGATCTGATCCGCATCCAGCGGGATAGTCAGGGCAATATAACAGATATTATTTATGATACGCAGCGGATGAATGAACTGATGAGCCGCTCCCTGGATGCCGCTCAGGAATCGCTCAATGCTGCGGAAGAAGGGGAAACTGATCCGCATACCCATCTTGTCTATTATGATAAAGGAATTATTTATTCTCTGCCGGTGGGGATGCTGACGGGGTCGGTGCTGCTGGCAAATGTCGGACCTTCGATAGACATACGAATGCGCGCGGTCAACAGCCTGGTCGGCCAGATTGATGCCGTCTCCTCGGCTTACGGCATTAACAGTACGCTGTTGGAAATTGATTTAAAGATCAGCGTGGAAATGTTGGTGATCAGTCCCTTTTTGCTTGATCCGCAGCAGATCGAAGTGAAGATTCCGCTGGTCATGCAGATCGTCCAGGGACAGATTCCGCAGCTGATGGTCGGACAGGTTGCTTAA
- a CDS encoding divergent PAP2 family protein has translation MLQQMYPFWAAIVANLTAQLLKPVIRYIRTREWDWHMALESGGFPSSHTSTVAALTLAVGITDNFSSTLFAVTLMFSLIVAYDAANVRYYAGQNIRITQQLIKDIQILTQTRLDDPIYLTKVKEVLGHKWIEVFGGILLGLIIAGLMYFIR, from the coding sequence ATGCTTCAACAGATGTATCCTTTCTGGGCTGCGATTGTGGCCAATTTGACAGCGCAGCTGCTTAAGCCCGTTATCCGCTACATACGAACCCGGGAATGGGATTGGCATATGGCATTGGAGAGCGGCGGTTTTCCCAGCTCGCATACCTCGACAGTCGCGGCTTTGACGCTGGCTGTCGGAATCACGGATAATTTCTCGTCGACATTGTTTGCCGTGACCTTGATGTTTTCGCTGATCGTGGCTTATGACGCCGCCAACGTTCGTTATTATGCCGGCCAGAACATTCGGATTACGCAGCAGCTGATCAAAGATATTCAAATTTTAACGCAGACCCGTCTGGACGATCCAATCTATCTGACCAAGGTAAAAGAAGTACTGGGTCATAAATGGATTGAAGTGTTCGGCGGCATTCTTCTTGGCCTGATCATCGCCGGGCTGATGTATTTTATAAGATAA
- a CDS encoding glucose-6-phosphate isomerase: MIKFDTSHAHLQENIFDYQEAVTLAHTQLHEKSGAGNDFVGWVEWPNSYDHEEFERIKAAAKRLEGQCDVLLVCGIGGSYLGARAAIEMMRGLYCQNKPEVIFIGNTFSSTYFKQVEAYIQDKEIVLNVISKSGTTTETAMAFRMLKQLMEKKYSKEECQRRILATTDKARGTLKELADKEGYETFVIPDDIGGRYSVLTAVGLLPMALAGIDIDAVMKGFAQAYEDLKNPDLHDNPAYQYAVARRILENSGKDAEMLVTYEPQMAMIAEWWKQLFGESEGKEGKGILPCSATFSTDLHSLGQFIQEGKKMLYETLLLVEAPTLDGTFPSDAENLDHMNYLAGKSLDWVNKMACQGTLEAHEVTGDVPNLIITMPDMREETFGYMCYFFFKACAVSVYLLNVNPFNQPGVEVYKKNMFRLLGKN; this comes from the coding sequence ATGATCAAATTTGACACTTCGCATGCGCATCTGCAGGAAAACATTTTCGATTATCAGGAAGCCGTAACGCTGGCGCACACACAGCTGCATGAAAAAAGCGGCGCGGGCAATGATTTTGTCGGCTGGGTAGAATGGCCGAACAGCTATGATCATGAAGAGTTTGAAAGAATTAAAGCGGCAGCCAAGCGGCTGGAAGGCCAATGTGATGTGCTGCTGGTCTGCGGCATTGGCGGCTCTTATTTAGGCGCGCGGGCAGCGATTGAAATGATGCGCGGTCTGTATTGTCAAAATAAGCCGGAAGTGATCTTTATCGGTAACACCTTCTCCAGCACGTATTTCAAGCAGGTAGAAGCGTATATCCAGGATAAGGAAATCGTTTTGAACGTAATTTCCAAATCCGGAACAACAACGGAAACGGCGATGGCGTTTCGAATGCTGAAGCAGCTGATGGAAAAGAAATATTCCAAGGAAGAATGCCAGCGGCGGATTTTGGCGACGACCGACAAGGCGCGCGGAACATTAAAGGAACTGGCGGATAAGGAAGGCTATGAAACCTTCGTGATTCCGGATGATATCGGCGGCCGGTATTCGGTATTAACGGCCGTAGGCTTACTCCCAATGGCTTTGGCTGGGATTGATATTGACGCGGTGATGAAGGGCTTTGCGCAGGCTTATGAAGACCTCAAGAATCCGGATTTGCATGACAATCCAGCTTATCAGTATGCGGTTGCCCGCCGGATTTTGGAAAACAGCGGCAAAGATGCAGAAATGTTAGTAACCTATGAGCCGCAGATGGCAATGATTGCCGAATGGTGGAAGCAGCTGTTTGGCGAGTCGGAGGGCAAAGAAGGCAAAGGCATTCTGCCGTGCAGTGCGACGTTCTCAACGGATCTGCATTCTCTGGGACAGTTTATCCAGGAAGGCAAGAAGATGCTTTATGAAACTCTGCTGCTGGTGGAAGCGCCGACACTGGACGGGACCTTCCCAAGCGATGCGGAAAATTTGGATCACATGAACTATCTGGCCGGCAAGAGTCTGGATTGGGTCAATAAGATGGCTTGTCAGGGAACGTTGGAAGCGCATGAAGTTACCGGTGATGTGCCGAACTTGATCATTACGATGCCGGATATGCGGGAAGAAACCTTCGGGTATATGTGCTACTTCTTCTTTAAGGCCTGCGCGGTCAGCGTCTATCTGCTGAATGTGAATCCGTTTAATCAGCCGGGCGTGGAGGTTTATAAGAAAAACATGTTCCGTCTGCTGGGCAAGAACTAG